The DNA sequence ATCCCACGCATCAATTTCCATGTTGTGTTCACAAGATTAAGAAAGGAAAATAATATCAACACACTTGTTTCCCCTTTGTACATccatgtttgtttttgtttcttaaatCTCCTTTGACTCATTCAAAAACgagaaataaataagaatatGAACAAGATAAACCTGTAGAAATCACTTCTCCGAGtcctaaaaaaatcatttatgaTGATCGATGTCTGGACCTCGTTGATTGGCTTCTCATTTTATCATTTTGTGATATCCTTTTAATTTCCTTTGCTCCTCAGGATCTCAGGGAGGCAAGTAATGCTAAACAAACATCAGAAGGTTTACTCCAAAAAAGGAAATTTGAAACATTAGATTTGGAAGAACTCAATGAAAAGATTGAATACATAAATGGATTTGCCCCTGCATACAGAGATCATACTCCCACTGACATACTACTTCATCCGGGTGACAATGGGCCTCCTTTACCTGCACATAAACTCTTATTGGTATACACTCCATCTCACTCTCAGAATCGAATCCCGATCCTCTGCATTTACAAGTTATGCGGTTTTTGCGTATTTCACAAGATCGACAATGAATTGCATTGGATCGGTATTGATTGCAAATCGTCTAAATGTAGAGGCTCGGAATATGTATCCGATCATGTATCTTCTACTAGTACTTACCGAGTGTGTTTAACTTTGGTGTCTGGACTATGATCCGTAACTTGTACTAGGTCAATTAATCATTGTTATTCTGAGTTCTGACTGTAGGCAACAAGATCGAAAATCTTGAACAATCCAAACACGGAGGGATGCTCCAAAGCTCCAACAAACCAGGTGGACAACATAACACTGCCTGAGTTGAATCACGAAGAGCTCAAGTCTCTCGTGGATTTCCTCTATAATGCGGACCTGCTTATCAAATGAACAAGCATGTCTTCTCCTTGTCAGTCGCAGCGACTAAGTACGGAATACCATACTTGGGCAGATTTTGTGTGCGTCATATGCTCAACTCCCTGAGTTCAGCCAATGCTCTTGATGCTCTGGAGGTTGCGGATGCTTGCTCGTACCAAGCACTGAAGGACAGTGTGCTGGACTACATTGCCATAAACATGAGTGACGTAGTTTTTTCTGTTCAATTTGAGGCCTTCGCACTCAAGAATCCGAAACTAAGCGTGCAGGTTTCAAGGGCATCATTCGAGGGTGAGAAGAAAAAATCGGCGATTAATGTGAAAAAGAATATTAACTCAAGCAGGATTACGGAATTGTTTATGAAGAAAAAGGCAGCTTTTCGTCAGGACAAGTAAGTTTAGGAGTGAGGATACTGATTCTGCATTCCATTCGTTATTTTACCAACCACGATATTATAGTTCATCTTCTGATTGTTCTTAATCAACAAGGTGAAATTTCTGTTGAATTTTGATGGACAATCATTGCCGCCTTCTTCTTAATATTCAATATGTACGGTCGAATTATGAATTTTGATGAAGTTTTGGGTTCATTTGATTTTGCCTGGGAAACAAATTTAGAAGTTTTCGAGAGCCTTTGGCTCGATATCTTGGAGCCCTGCGACACCTCATTTGAAGCCTCTATTGGAGTTGCTCTGACGTTATTTGAAGAAGCTGAAATGGAGGTGACGCTGGGGAAGGGGGAGGGGAAGAGGAGAATTTTGGCTTTACCTTTCTCCCTTTTAAGTTTGTTACCATTAGGTAAATAAAGGGTGAATTGAccaataaccttttctattaaTGCCACATGAACGCCACATAAGCAGCCACGTCAGCAAATTTAACAGAGTAAACAGATAGCGCCAAAGTAAAGGGAATATCGAGATCAGAGTGTTAAGTAacgaaatttgagttttaagggAGAATGTGAGATTGGTCGAGTTTCAAGAGACATTACCCTTGGAAAAAATAAGCCTAAGTCCAGACAACTACTTTATGATGAGTGCAGGTGGCAATTATGGATGATAACACCTCCGATTTGAAAAACTTGGATCAGAACTGATGAGAACTTAATGCGCTCTTTCCAGATTCTTAAACCAGCCGAGAAAAAAACCAAGTTAATGATGTCAACAAAAATGTAATGATTGCAGTACCagtgtgacatctcacatcgcctaggggagtgattcttatatgtatattttcatctctacctagcacgaagctttttgggagctcactgacttcaggtttcataggaactctgaagttaagcgagtttgggttggagcactcccaggatgggtgacccattgggaagttgctcatgagttcccataaacaaaaccatgagggcgtggttggggcccaaagcggacaatatcgtgctacggtggagtcgagcacAGGATGTaatgggggcccgggccgggatgtgacaatttggtatcagagcctaaccctggccgcgtgtgtgccaacGGGGACGTCAGGGCCCTAAGTggggtggattatgacatcccacattgctcaGAGGattgatccttatatgtatattcttatctctacctagcacgaggccttttgggagctcactggcttcgggtttcgtaggaactttgaagttaagcgagtttgggttggagcactcccaggatgggtgacccattgggaagttgctcatgagttcccataaacaaaaccatgagggcgtggttggggcccaaagcggacaatatcgtgatatggtggagtcgagcacGGGATGTaatgggggcccgggccgggatgtgacaatttggtatcagagcctaaccctggccgcgtgtgtgccaacGGGGACGTCGGGGCCCTAAGTggggtggattatgacatcccacattgctcaggggagtgatccttatatgtatattctcatctctacctagcacgaggccttttgggagctcactgacttcgggtttcataggaactctgaagttaagcgagtttgggttggagcactcccaggatgggtgagccattgggaagttgctcatgagttcccataaacaaaaccatgagggcgtggttggggcccaaagcggacaatatcgtgctacggtggagtcgagcacGGGATGTaatgggggcccgggccgggatgtgacaatttggtatcagagcctaaccctggccgcgtgtgtgccaacGGGGACGTCGGGGCCCTAAGTggggtggattatgacatcccacattgctcaggggagtgatccttatatgtatattctcatctctacctagcacgaggccttttgggagctcactggcttcgggtttcgtaggaactctgaagttaagcgagtttgggctagAACACTCCCAGGATAGGTGATCCATTgagaagttgctcatgagttcccaaaaacaaaaccgtgagggtgtggtcggggcccaaagcggacaatatcgtgctacggtggagtcaagccaGGAATGCGATAGggccccggaccgggatgtgacaaccaGTGCTCCAGTCTTGAACCAGGTCAGCAGATTATTGTTTGTTGCGCAAACTAGTCATGTTGTCTACCTTATTGTTGTAGTTCTGTTTGCATTTGTGTAAGTGCATGTGCAGGTATATGGgaatattaatatttattaCACCGGCTATCGGATTTTGGATTATATCACAGAAGACCTCGGTACAATTAAAATTGAACCATTCATTATATCATATTAGCTCACTCGTTTTGGAGACTCGTCAAACAAATGATTTAATGTTGTTTAGGTCGTGGAGGACGGTTATGAATTCTTCTCCAACAAGCAACTTGTTACCGTGCCCCCAATTTCTGCAGTCAATATATGAATGTAACAATGGTGGTGCGATGATGAATATAAACGAAATCGTATTGTGCATTCCGGCTTCTTGGGTAACAAAGAAATGTACTAGCTTGGCGGTGTCTACAACAGCCTGATAGAGTATGAGTAACTGCCTGTCACGGATATATAAATTGTCAAAGGATTACGTATTGTATCTTGTGTGCTCATACTTGCTGATAAACAACTATCGTCTTTAAGATGTGAATTTGTCATACTTATTGGTAAACAACTATCGTATTTAAGATTTGAATTTGTCATTGTAAATTCTTCAGTGGAGGTAACAAAGGCATccgtgtttttttttctttcttttttttagtaaatcgatatttttacattaggaAGAGGGGGAGTTCGGTTAAACCACCCAATGaacaacctaatttgatatcgaattcgccatcaacgagattcaaacctaataCCTTTCATTACCAAGTGAAAACAAATACCAcaagaccgtagtactaagtagcatCGGTGCTTTTAATGAAGGAATCTAACAATGCTTGGAATGAAAACTTGTCATCCTTTTAGTTTAATTAATGTATGACGAGTTCAATACTTATGACTAAAGActtgtttgaaaacttttaaaataactgaaagacATTTAGAAAAAAATACTTTTAGATTCCAAAAGTGCATGAAGTACTTAATGCTTATTGCAGgaagcattttaagtgttttttcataattcacttttatttttaataagaaCTGATtctgaaaatatttttaccaaaattaATATTTCGACAATGTTTTTGGGCCTTAAGTCGTTACCTCCACCAAACTGATTAAACTTTTGTATGGGCTTTGCAACTTGAGGCCATGTTCTTTCCTACCAAATTGTTGACAACTGTGTGGGGTACAAGACAACGACGTCGTCCCCAGCTCTACGCATTCCATTTCATCTCTCAGATTATTATAGGCACCTCCGTCACGTAGGGTTGCAGCCGTCCGCATCCTCAAATCTTTTGACGCTTTCTTCTCCCCaatcaaaaaccctaattttttatttccattttgatccccatctttctttttctaaaagATATTTCAGTGCGTCGAGAACACAACGTAAATAGAAAATGTTATATacatttggttgaaaaattaaaaatgaaaaattcaaCTCATTATATGATTACACTTCTAGTACCGAGCAGTATTTCCGACACACTGAAAtacctctcttctttctcttcccaTTTTCCCACTCTTAATTCCGAGAAAATTCACTTtttcgcttttttttttaatacaaaattatatttcccaaaaagaaaaaaccaccAACCAAACCCAAAAGGCCAAAATTCGAAAAGAAACCTCCATAACAAAACAGCTCAGTCCAAAGGTAGAAAAGGAGCGACCTTTTTCGCAGTtgggatttctagggtttctttcGAGGAGAAATCTGAGCCGTTCGAGGGACGATCTGAGAACCCAACCGAATGGCATCGCAGGGCCAGGGAGGGATGGACCCTGCCGTGGTCGACGACATAATCAAGCGGCTCACGGAGGTCCGATTGGCCAGGCCGGGTAAGCAGGTTCAGCTCTCGGAGGCGGAGATCAAACAGCTCTGTGGCGCTTCCAGGGAAATCTTTCTTCAGCAGCCCAATTTGCTCGAGCTCGAAGCCCCAATCAAAATTTGCGGTAGGGTTTTTAGATACCCACATACATTTCGATATagtatataatttattttcctgAAATTTTTACTGGCACTAAAttctatttgaaaattttccctCTTTTGTGATTTTGCATGTTTTGATGGGTTTTTTGTGTGTGATTTTCTGATTGGTTTTCTTTTATTACTTGTCTGATATGAAATTACTTGTGGGAAATACTGTGGCAGATTAGATTTGAAGTTATTTGCGGTTGATATTGTAGTTTATGGCTTACccatatttatttttctgtcgATTATCAAAGTTTTACTTTGAAAGGGAAAACATAAAATATGTTGCAGAAGTAGCTCAGCTTAGCTTTATCAGTGGCAAGCTACATTAGTAAATTATATACATACGGTGAATATGCGTGTTCATTTGCTGGTTATTGATGTTCTACTAAACAAGTGCTCGTTTTTCTTGTACAATGGGTTGATAGTTGTCTTGTATTTAATGTAGTTATGACTAGATTTTGGCTTTTTGATGATGTTATGTGCTGTTTAAGTTGGGGTCAATAACCCATTTCGTGTTAGTTTATTCCCATTTCCTGCAAAAATCTGGATATCCGACTCTAGTGTTTAATTGCTAATACTGCATTCGTAGAAGTAAGAGCTTGGAATTTTAAGTTGCCGAGCTATCATGTGTGTTTCTTTTCATAACTGTTTGTCCAATTTAATTGAAATCCTTGGTGTGCATTGTTCAATATTGTGTGCATTGAAACTATTGGTGTTTTTTTACCTTCATTTGGGGAAATAAGGTTATCATGTAACCATGATAAAACATTGACACAGGTGACTCGGTGCAATCTGAACTTAGGTTTTGTATGACAACAGTATAAGGgttgaagattaaaaaattatgcatCATACTATGACTGTGATTAGTGAGTGAGTAGATCAGTCAAGGGTTTGGtagttaattatataaaaaaatttccagaTTGTATCTCCAGATAAAGTCGCTAGTTTGCTCACTGTAGCCCATAGGTTTGTGGTTGTTTCGACTATTCTTTTAAGTTCACTGTTATACTTGTCCTTTTGTCCCAGGCTTTACGTTTCTGACCTGAGTTTTCCATTTTATCTACAGGTGACATTCATGGACAATACAGTGACCTTTTAAGGCTATTTGAATATGGTGGTTTTCCTCCCAGTGCAAATTATCTGTTCCTAGGTGACTATGTGGATCGTGGCAAGCAGAGTTTAGAAACAATATGCCTCTTGCTTGCCTATAAAATTAAGTATCCGGAGAACTTCTTTCTGCTGAGAGGAAATCATGAATGTGCTTCTATTAATCGTATCTATGGATTCTATGACGAGTGCAAGCGACGATTTAACGTGAGACTTTGGAAATCCTTCACAGACAGCTTTAACTGCCTTCCTGTGGCAGCTCTTATAGATGACAAAATTTTATGCATGCATGGTGGTCTTTCCCCTGATTTGACAAACTTGGATCAGATCAGAAACTTGACTCGTCCAACTGCTGTTCCTGATACTGGATTGCTTTGCGATTTGCTATGGTCAGATCCTGGTAGAGATGTTAAGGGATGGGGAATGAATGACAGAGGTGTCTCGTATACATTCGGCGCTGATAAGGTGGCAGAATTCTTAATGAAACACGATTTGGACCTTGTTTGTCGTGCTCATCAGGTTAGTGACTATTCTTCTTCCCTTTCGTTCTACTCAAGCTAACTTCGTTTGGAACTGAAACAAGTTCTTTTTCTGTAGGTTGTGGAAGATGGTTATGAGTTCTTTGCGGACAGGCAACTTGTTACAATTTTTTCAGCTCCCAACTACTGTGGTGAGTTTGACAATGCTGGTGCAATGATGAGTGTAGATGAAAACTTAATGTGCTCTTTCCAGATTCTTAAGCCAGCTGAGAAAAAATCCAAGTTCATGATGTCAACAAAAATGTGATGTTGCAATACCACTGCTCCAGTCTTGAACTAGGTCAGCTGATTATTGTTGCATTCACTagctctgtgtgtgtgtgtgtgtccgtgtCATGTTATCTATGTTATTGGTTTAGTTCTGTTGCATTTGTGTAAGTGAATGTGCAGCTATATGGGAATTATTACTTATTACACTAGCTGGGTGTGAGTGTGCCATGCCATATGCCATCTATGTTATTgctttactttttttaattttccagatGTGTGAAGGTTCATGTGCACCTATATGTGAATGTTATTAATTATTTGTTATTCTTCTTATCCTTGGAAGGCTTGTGTAGTTTACAAACtctgttaatttatttattaatctaTAAATTCAAGCTCCATTGATTTCTTATATGGTCATCAATTAGTTATGTtgtttatttttcctatttGTCTTCAAACATTTGGGACCACATTTCTTTAAACATGAAAACCGTGAAGATGCACGTTTGAGGTTTTACTTTGAAAAGGTAGGTTTATTTAATCTTTAGGAATTAACATATCTCAGCAGTTTTTATGCCATTTCACTGGAACCTAATATTTTTTCggtaagggttctttctctccCCTCTCCCCCTCCTCTCAACTTTAGGAGATACATTTTCTAGTGTGACTTGAATTGTTGTCTTTCTTTAAGAACAGAAGCAAAACACTGGCCTTTCAATGAATATAATTTGGATTTCTTTAAGGCACTTTTTGCTTGGCAATATCATTGGATCATGTCTTCATCATTGGTCGTCTAGTGTCAAACTATGTGGTTTGAATAACCTTACAGTTGCTAGTTATCAGTTTGAAGACATTGTTTTGCATGGATCAATGGACGGATGTTCCCCT is a window from the Pyrus communis chromosome 16, drPyrComm1.1, whole genome shotgun sequence genome containing:
- the LOC137720352 gene encoding serine/threonine-protein phosphatase PP1 isozyme 4-like; this translates as MASQGQGGMDPAVVDDIIKRLTEVRLARPGKQVQLSEAEIKQLCGASREIFLQQPNLLELEAPIKICGDIHGQYSDLLRLFEYGGFPPSANYLFLGDYVDRGKQSLETICLLLAYKIKYPENFFLLRGNHECASINRIYGFYDECKRRFNVRLWKSFTDSFNCLPVAALIDDKILCMHGGLSPDLTNLDQIRNLTRPTAVPDTGLLCDLLWSDPGRDVKGWGMNDRGVSYTFGADKVAEFLMKHDLDLVCRAHQVVEDGYEFFADRQLVTIFSAPNYCGEFDNAGAMMSVDENLMCSFQILKPAEKKSKFMMSTKM